The following are from one region of the Mus caroli chromosome 13, CAROLI_EIJ_v1.1, whole genome shotgun sequence genome:
- the Gmnn gene encoding geminin, protein MNLSMKQKQEGAQENVKNSPIPRRTLKMIQPSADGSLVGRENELPKGLFKRKLWDDQLASQTSSCGPEANENKDVGDLTQEAFDLISKENPSSQYWKEVAEQRRKALYEALKENEKLHKEIEQKDSEIARLRKENKDLAEVAEHVQYMAEVIERLSNEPLDNFESPDSQEFDSEEEAVEYSELEDSGTGTCAEETDARPCT, encoded by the exons ATGAATCTCAGtatgaagcagaaacaggagggagCCCAAGAGAATGTGAAG AATAGTCCTATCCCAAGGAGAACGCTGAAGATGATCCAGCCTTCTGCAGATGGATCTCTTGTTGGCAGAGAAAATGAG TTGCCAAAAGGCTTGTTCAAAAGGAAGCTTTGGGATGACCAGTTAGCATCTCAGACTTCAAGCTGTGGTCCAGAAGCTAATGAGAATAAGGATGTTGGAGACCTCACCCAGGAAGCCTTTGATCTTATAAGTAAAG aaaaccCATCTTCTCAGTATTGGAAAGAAGTGGCAGAGCAGCGGAGGAAAGCTCTCTATGAGGCactgaaagagaatgagaaa cttcataaagaaattgaacaaaaggACAGTGAAATTGCCCGCCTGAGAAAGGAGAATAAAGACTTGGCAGAAGTAGCTGAACACGTGCAGTACATGGCGGAGGTAATCGAG AGGCTGAGCAATGAACCTCTGGATAACTTTGAGTCACCGGATAGTCAGGAATTTGATTCTGAAGAAGAAGCTGTTGAGTATTCAGAACTGGAAGACTCAGGAACTGGGACGTGTGCTGAAGAGACGGATGCTAGGCCGTGTACATGA